A stretch of DNA from Triticum dicoccoides isolate Atlit2015 ecotype Zavitan chromosome 2A, WEW_v2.0, whole genome shotgun sequence:
AGTGTACGGGCTCAGAGTGGCTGCTCCACCTCCTACCGAAATCAAACGAGCAGATCAGGAGCAGAATCATTATGGTACTATGGCGTATATGGCATCTGCGGAACGAATTCACTCATGGTAAATCTATCCCTCCACTCGAGGTTTCCTGCTTGTTCTTGGCAAGTTACTATAACACCTTCCAACAAATCTCGCTCAGTGTTGAGGAAATTATGAAAGGGAAAGCTCCGGTGGTTTATGAACCTACACATAGACCCCCATCTGGAATATATGCACCTCGCAAACCTTGGCCTCCTCCACAGGTGCACCAGGTGGCGTTATCAGTGGATGGCTCTTTTGACCCTACGGACGGGTCAGCGGGCTCGGGAATGATTCTTCGTGACATGACCGGGACTGTTATCTTCGCATCCTACCGCAAACTATTTCACTGCAATGAAGCTCTCGAGGCAGAACTGCAAGCTATGATGGAAGGGTTGAAGCTGGCGATAGAGCATTCTCAGGCCACTATTGTTTTTCAGTCTGATTGTGCGGTGGCTCTCAAGATGCTTGGGGATGATTCATTGGATAGGTCGGCATATGGACACTTGGTGGCGGAGATCAAAAGGTTCTTGAATGATAGGGTAGTTATTCCTGTTAAAATTCTTTATGATCAGAATAGGGTTGCACATTGTTTAGCTAATTTTGATAGATGTGAGGATAGCACAGCCTTTTGGTTGGGTCAACCTCCCCCATGTATTAGCAAGCTAGTTGCTGAAGATTGTAACTCTATCACTCTGGAATAAAATACCCTATGGTTCCTCGCAAAAAAAAGACTACACATATGTTGCATGTGCACgaattatgattttttttaaagCAGACCTGTTCAGGTGGGCTGACCTGGCCCAACCTGGGCTAAATGGGTCAGGAACGACACGACCCTCCCAGGCACACCAACTATATGGGCCGACACATGTGCCTAGCCCAGGCACGGCCACTTAGTAAAAGGGCCAGCATGGAGGTACGTTTAGCCCGGTGGCCCGCGTAGAATTCAGCTTAttaagtttttttaatatattcagTCTATTGGGTTGTATAAATATTAAAAAGAAACGAAACGGGTCGTGCCGTGCCAGCACTCGTACCCAGCTTCGCAGCCCAACACGGCCTTAAGCGGGCCACATGCCGGTACGACCGAATTATCGACGTGCCAAGCTAGACTCACCACGCCGTCGGGCACGCGGGCTATCGGGTCAGCACGCCAGGATGGGCCCATTTGGCCACCTTTGTTGTTCAAAGGACCAAAAACTCGACAGAATCTCTCCGATTTCTAAAAAAAAAAAACAGAATATCTCCGGTGCGTACCGGAGGCTGAGAGGAGTCGTAGCCGCCGTGTCAGAAAGCCACACCGGCGCCGCCTGCCCCCCTctatctccatctccgtctccgggAAGCGGCGAGGAGCCTTGCGCTGCATCGCCGTCGAGATGGATCTCCTGAGGAAGGAGCTGGAGAAGAAGCGGAAGGCGGCGACGGCCGACTTCGGCGGTAAGAACTTTGTCCGGCGGTCGGAGCTGGAGGACAAGCAGCTCCAGAAGCGCCGCCAGATCCCCGCCAAGGTTCCTTCTGTGCCCACCCCCAACTCCTCCGCCGCCTCCGACCCTACCAACTCCAACGCCGACCCCGCCCAGGCCGGGGGcgggaaccctaaccctagctcctccgccgccgcggcctctgTTCCACCCGCCCTCGCGGGGAAGAAGGCCCCGCCGGAGGATACGCTCCACTCCGAGGAGCGCCGCATTGATGAGCTCGTCCTCCCGCGGAACGAGGTCATGCGGCGCCTCCGGGTGCTCCGCGAGCCGGTCACGTTATTTGGGGAGGACGACGCCGACCGCCTTGATCGCCTCAAGCTCGTGCTCAAGTCCGGAGCGATTGACGACATTGACGACCTTGAGATGACAGAGGGGCAGACCAACGATTTCCTCCGTGACATGATTGAGCTCCGCATGCGGCAGAAGGCTGGTCGAGACGCCTATGGCAAGGGCAAAGGCAAGCGTGTAGGTGCTGGTGATGGAGGTGAGGGCGGCGCCCTGGGAGACGATGTGGATGAAGGGGACGGGGATGCCCGGAGGAGTGGGGATGATGCTGATGCAGACAAGGACTCAAAGCGAATGAAGACCAAGTTTGAGGAGCTTTGTGACGAAGACAAGATCTTAGTCTTCTTCAAGAGGTTGCTCAATGAGTGGAACCAGGAGCTGGATGATATGACAGAGCTGGAGAAGCGTTCGGCAAAGGGAAAGTCAATGTTTGCAACGTTCAAGCAGTGTGCGCGGTATCTCAGTCCCCTGTTTGAGTTCTGCAGGAAGAAGGTGAGCATATTTTGGTGTTCTGTCAGCTGGTTTCTTAAATTGTGTGATGTTATTTTCATTCAGTTACGAATTAAAGTAATTGTGCAAGAGTGGGGTGAATTGGGATTTGAAATTATGCTTGCGATGACATGATGTACCTGCAAAATTCAGAATCACGGGTAAAGTGACGAGTGCTATTGTGTAGAACTTAAGAGTTGTATTAGAAATAGGAGATGACAAAACTTGACATCTAATACAATTTCAACCTTCTGCTCAAATCCTTCTTGGTTCTTGCATTGCAGCCTGAAGAAGTCTTAGAGTATTTTGGAATGGAAAACTGATCAAAGAGATGGTCATTGTCATGCATATTTTACATATAAATTATGCATGTATACCGAGACTAAAATAGGGGTAACCGGAGCAACATCATCACATAAATAAATTTATTAAGGAAAAGGGGCCTACATCTGGTCATCAGTTGAATGTAATGATAGCAGATAGTTATAAATGGTCATCTAATGTTTCTTATGACCATAGTAACCTGGCTGTATTTACATAGTTTCTTATGACCATATGACTTCAGTCTATCTCACTAAGATCTTGTGATTATGTGAATCACATTTGCTAGAGATTCAATGAAGCTTATGAACTTCTCAATGCTGGTAGTGCCAGAGGATCACTATATATTCTGTACCTTAGGCCAGCTTATAAAGCTGTAATGATATAACTTCACTATGAAATATCTCTTATATATCCATGACACATGGTAGACATGCTACTTCCTAGTTAGTGTGATGCTAAACTTGCATTGATTTTGCAGTTTTGCACAACATTTTTGCATCTGCTCCTTTATATCTGTTTCACTCTGCCAAGGATCACACTGTTTTGTTGTTACTTCTGCACTATAAATCATAATATATCTAGCTATGAAAATCCTCTCATTTTTACAGTATACTTCTTATTAACTAGTTGATTCATTGTATGCTGGATATGCAAATTAAAAACCATGTACTCTGAGTAGTGTAACAAGTCATGACTGTATGCTTGGTATTCTTTTGTTGGTGTTAGTTTCAAGTTTAATATAGCTCTTATGCGTGTAAAGAGTAGCTGTACGGCTGTATCAGGAAACACACACATAATCAATTCATCCCTATTATAGGGAGGGTGCTCTTGTAAAATGATGAAAACAATTTTGGTGAAGACGCAGCCTGGGGCTTAATTGTTTATTATCAAACGAAATTTCAAGGCCCGACTCAAAAGCCAACGGTTAACCTTTTTTTTTTCAAACCCCTTTAAATTTTTGCTTCTTTGTTCTCATTCTTCATCTGTGTTGTGCATGTTCTGGCATACAGTGTGGTTTCTGATTCATTGTGATGTAGCTAGCCACCTGGCCCCGATATAGTTCTGAATCTAAAAAAAGAAGGGCTCAGTTGAACTTTGCGCATATTCTGCTAGCAGTTAAGGACCTTTTTGAGGAAGCGACTTTTGATGGTCCTTTTTATGGATTCAGCTTCCTCTTAAACTCTTTTCTTATACATGGATTCACTTTCTCATTAAAGAACCTGCTCGTGCTGAATTGTGATGCTCACATCTGAATTGTGAAGAGTGTTTATGAACTTTATGTTGTACCTTCCATGCCTACGTTATGTTGACCCTCTCCTGACTGAAACTGCTTGGCATTTCTGACGCCAATTATTGCTTCTGTGTTTAGGTTCTTCCCGATGACATCCGTAAAGCATTGCTCTTTATTGTGGACTGCTGCATGAAGCGTGATTATTTGCAAGCAATGGACCAATACATCAAGCTGGCCATTGGCAACGCGCCATGGCCTATTGGAGTCACTATGGTTGGTATCCACGAGCGTTCTGCCCGAGAGAAGATTTACACGAACAGTGTGGCTCATATCATGAACGACGAGACCACTCGCAAGTACCTTCAGTCGATCAAGAGGCTCATGACCCTTTGCCAGCGTCGTTATCCTGCTCTGCCCTCCAAATCAGTGGAGTTCAACAGCTTGGCAAATGGGAGTGACCTGCAGGCCCTTCTATCGGAGGAGAAGAATCCGACGAAAGGTCCTTCTGAGGACAGGCTCCGGCTGATGCCAGCATCAAAAGAGTGATGCTTCACCCACAAGCTCGGATCACAAATACTAGAAGTTTGGGGTCTTTGTGTAATCTAAACTAAATGCGACATTTCCTGTTATGCTTCCATTTTTGTACTGACGTGGAACGACAGAGGAATCATGTATGTTAGTCAAAATTGCTAAAGAAGCTATGATTATCTGTACCAATAGAATTCACTGTCTGAGGATTCACGAAATCAGCTTATAATTGCATAAAACATCCTGTGCCGTTCAACGAAGGTGTTGACAAACCATACTTTTAATCAGGTGGGTTAACTCATAGTTATGTTCTCGCAGAATAGAGCAGACTTGGCTATTAACAGAGGCAAATCACTCTGCTTGAAAGAGGATTCACTGTCTCACTTGCATGGAAACTAATTTTGCTCCCCCCTCCTTTTGCAGTTTGCACGTGAAGCCGGCAGCAGTTTCATCAGTCTCCCTTGTGCTGAATTCTGGGTAAGTGAGCCCACTGCATCACAACAACCAATTATAATTTCCAGATCACATGAACGAAGCTTTGGATGAAAATGCAAATGGACATCAATGATCGCAAGGTGTTTCTTTAGTGGAGACATGAATACCTACGTTTTTAGCAGCCGTGCTGAATGCTTCTTTGTGGGTGATGTCAGGCTCCATGGCTTTAATCCTCTTTATCTCTTCCCTGAGAACATGGTGAATATGTTAAAAGCTTCCAATGGCCTCTCACATGAAATGCTTGTCAAATGTTATGGCTGCATGCTTATTTCTTACTTGATGAAACAGTTGTATGCCGACGGCGTCCGCTGCTTCCTCACCGGCGCTGCAAAAGAAGCATAGCTCATGATCTGTCTGCCGGTGCACAAGAAAAGACGGGTAAGTTTGTCTACGTTTGTTGACGGCAGTGGCACTCTTCTCCACGACCTCTCCCTCcccgtcgtcgtcgttgtcgttgcCGGCGCTGCTGTCGTCCGACCATTCTCTCGGCGGCGGATCAATGCCCAGCTCCTGTTCCACCCGTCAGTTTGGTATACAGACTACAGTCGAAGCTGAAAAGAAGCATGCGGACAATGTCCTACCCCTGTATGATGCCCATGCAAAGCTACTTCGGAAGCAAAGGCTGACCTGAAGAGGCAGCtcgacggacggcggcggcggcggcggagggggagAAGCCACGCTGACGGAGAGGACGCCGGCGCAGCAGCCGCACTGCACGGCCACCATCTTGAGAAGGCCGCTGCACGGCACGCTCACCTGCACGTACGCATGGCAGCGAGTCTAAGTGAGCTTCTGCGCACACACTGTGACGCGACGAGAGAGAGCCAAATGGTACGTACCAGCAAGATGGTGGCGCAGAACCTGCACTGCACGTAGCCGAGCCGCTCGTCGAGGCCGAGAGCTGGCCGAGACGCCGAcgacgacatggcggcggcggcgacggcgacgagccgTGCGTTCTG
This window harbors:
- the LOC119354061 gene encoding pre-mRNA-splicing factor 18-like, with protein sequence MDLLRKELEKKRKAATADFGGKNFVRRSELEDKQLQKRRQIPAKVPSVPTPNSSAASDPTNSNADPAQAGGGNPNPSSSAAAASVPPALAGKKAPPEDTLHSEERRIDELVLPRNEVMRRLRVLREPVTLFGEDDADRLDRLKLVLKSGAIDDIDDLEMTEGQTNDFLRDMIELRMRQKAGRDAYGKGKGKRVGAGDGGEGGALGDDVDEGDGDARRSGDDADADKDSKRMKTKFEELCDEDKILVFFKRLLNEWNQELDDMTELEKRSAKGKSMFATFKQCARYLSPLFEFCRKKVLPDDIRKALLFIVDCCMKRDYLQAMDQYIKLAIGNAPWPIGVTMVGIHERSAREKIYTNSVAHIMNDETTRKYLQSIKRLMTLCQRRYPALPSKSVEFNSLANGSDLQALLSEEKNPTKGPSEDRLRLMPASKE
- the LOC119357765 gene encoding protein YABBY 7-like; amino-acid sequence: MSSSASRPALGLDERLGYVQCRFCATILLVSVPCSGLLKMVAVQCGCCAGVLSVSVASPPPPPPPPSVELPLQSVYQTDGWNRSWALIRRRENGRTTAAPATTTTTTGRERSWRRVPLPSTNVDKLTRLFLCTGRQIMSYASFAAPVRKQRTPSAYNCFIKEEIKRIKAMEPDITHKEAFSTAAKNWAHLPRIQHKGD